From the Theobroma cacao cultivar B97-61/B2 chromosome 2, Criollo_cocoa_genome_V2, whole genome shotgun sequence genome, one window contains:
- the LOC18608352 gene encoding dehydrodolichyl diphosphate synthase 6, protein MEKEVIPRKILSGWIRFVRKCFFRVLRVGPIPSHIAVIMDGNRRYAKKKKLEEGAGHDAGALALLCLLIYCYELGVKHLSAYAFSIDNFRRKPEEVQKIMDLLRECIPLLTRIVKHRPIRVHFAGSLELLSADIRIPAKRLMDATADNSKFIFTLCVVYTSTDEIMHVVQESCKEKCDHIPEIRANDANNGFLGENEDSHLGDQDLIKLVDIEKHMYMAITPDPDILIRTGDEHRLSNFLLWQTSGCQLSSLVTLWPEIGIWQLVWVVLNFQRNHHYYGRKRNAAVDLVNGSYSSSSPPSKS, encoded by the coding sequence ATGGAGAAAGAAGTTATTCCAAGAAAAATCTTGTCTGGATGGATAAGGTTCGTTAGAAAATGTTTCTTTCGAGTTCTCAGAGTTGGTCCAATCCCCTCTCATATTGCTGTCATTATGGATGGAAACCGAAGATATgccaaaaagaagaagctaGAAGAAGGGGCAGGTCATGATGCAGGGGCTTTGGCTCTCTTGTGCTTGCTTATTTATTGCTACGAGCTTGGCGTGAAACATCTGTCTGCTTATGCCTTCAGCATCGATAATTTCAGAAGAAAGCCAGAGGAAGTTCAAAAAATTATGGATTTGTTGAGGGAATGTATTCCTCTCTTGACTAGGATAGTGAAGCATCGTCCAATCAGAGTTCATTTTGCAGGAAGCTTAGAACTCTTGAGTGCAGATATTAGAATTCCAGCCAAGAGACTTATGGACGCTACTGCTGATAACTCTAAATTTATCTTCACACTTTGTGTTGTCTACACTTCCACCGACGAGATCATGCATGTAGTTCAAGAATCTTGTAAAGAAAAATGTGATCATATTCCAGAAATCAGGGCAAATGATGCTAACAACGGTTTCCTGGGTGAGAATGAAGATAGTCATCTGGGTGATCAAGACCTTATAAAGTTAGTAGATATTGAAAAGCACATGTATATGGCCATTACACCAGATCCTGACATTTTGATCCGCACAGGGGACGAGCACCGCCTAAGCAACTTCCTTCTATGGCAGACTTCTGGCTGCCAGTTGTCCTCCTTGGTCACACTTTGGCCGGAGATTGGCATCTGGCAACTGGTGTGGGTGGTCTTGAATTTTCAGCGAAACCACCATTATTATGGGAGGAAAAGAAATGCAGCTGTAGACCTTGTAAATGGTTCATACTCTTCGTCATCTCCACCTAGTAAATCATAG